The nucleotide sequence AAAGAACCTCGGACATTTCACCATCAATGTccatctgaaacacaaacacaagtacacagaaaatctgaattaaCTGCACGTAAATGAAGCATCTTAACATATCACTGTCCACGTTCCCCTGCTAGGCTCTCTATAACACAGTATCTCATAGTTACTCACTTGGCGAGGCTGGGTGTAATTAGTTCCAAGTCCTGATGTTAAACTGTGATACTTTGCTCTTGGATCCAGAGATTCTGGCTTTTGAAGAAACAGCCAGTGCTGTGAATGACAAGAGCAGGAATCCATGTTTATAGTGCATTTACTGTAGAGATAGCAGCATCTTTTAGAGGATTTTTCACATTGAAAATAACAGCACAGGCTGACGACATACCAGTGCCTCTGCCCCGTTGTAGGGTGTAAGTGTGAAAGTGTTAGTGAAAATCCGAATCTGTAATGCGAGATAATAAATATAAGAACATGAGGCAGTTCATATGTAGCATCAGTTATGTTTAATacaaaatagaaagaaaaaacacgtAAATAAATCACCACTAACCAGCCACATGATGGGCATGATGAGAGTCCAAAAGAATGAGGGGAGGATACCATAGGTCAGATTGGTCATCACCAGTCCAGGACATATTACAGAGGAGAACAGCCCCTGTCACAAAAAGAAGATAACAGGGAAACGATAAAccctgctgtctgtctgctccATCTTTCAGTTTGTAAATGACCATTTAAGGATTATTGAATATGACCTACGGTGATAAATATTACTGTGTCAGTGCAGTGCAGAGTGAAACCTGGCTGTTCTTGTGCCTGTTGAGGGCCACGCTGATCATATCTGAAGCATATTTAGAGGAGCTGTAGGGCTCCGTCCCATTTCTGTGCTGAATGTCATCGATGCTGAAGGCAGAGCGGCGGGCGTTACTGGAGGAGGTCCACACTACTCTGGTGGTGTGACCCGACTGACACAGCAGAGGCTCCAACTCCCTGATCTGGAACACAACACATAAATATCACCACAGCTTCACAGAGAAAACTGGCACAGGTGACACACATGGGTAACGTTTAGCAGGAAGAGGAATAATAATACAACATTGTGGATGCATGAAAACAATAACTTCATGAATCTGTCTACAATATCTCATTATACGTAACAGTTACACACTATAGTACAGACTGAAAGGCATTATCCACCTGTCAATGCTAATGTTGGACCATGgtggatattttattttaaagcctTTCCAGGTTGATAAATATCATCATGCAATTCTAGCAGATACTGCACTACTTACTCTGTGTAGCTACAATTTAACACTGAGAACTGTATTATAGAAGATTAAcagatttgttgtcattttttagatttaaatcCATATATGTGTGCGGTCTGTGGTGTACCAggagaaaatgaccaaagaggTTTGTGGCAAAAACTTCCTGCAGGCCGTCTGAGTTGAGGCGGTCCTGCTGAGTGAGGAGACCCTCTGCTGTCGCAAACATGTTGATGACATTCCTGCAGCAGAGGATGGACactattacaaaacagcagggTCACTCAACTCTAGGCCAAATAAATCAAGACAAAGTGAATCATGACCTGGTTTTGGACGTTTACCTGGAAAACAGACCCTTGAAAAAGGCCCTAACGTCCACTTGTGGATTGGGCATAATTCCTGCATTTAGATACAGAAAATCAATCCTGCTGTATCTGTGGAAAAAGACAACGCACATTACAGAATGATCAATCTTAGTTTCATATCTGGGGATGTTACCACAGAGTGAAGACAACAATCAAAGAACAGCAGCATGAGGTCAGGAAGTCAAAGGTCTCTCACCTGGACTTGATCTCCTGAGCAGCGTTCAGCACTGACTGCACAGAACCCACATCCAGGTGCAGCAGGTCAATGTGGGCATCGATATGAGAGGTCAGGAGGGCAGAGCGGGCGGCCTCGGCCCGCTGCATGTTTCTGCAGGCCAGACACAGTCGAAGCTGGCTGTCCTCAGTGAGCAGCCTTTCGCACAAGGCCAGGCCGATGCCgctgcagacagagagacagatggcAGACAAACAAAGCCACATTGCACATTAATAACAAACCGTCCCAGAAGAACTGAACGTGAATCATCTCACAGATTAAATAAAGCAATTCAGATATACTTCTCAATATAGAAGAAGCCTGGAGTAACAAAACTGGAGAATAAATAGTGACtacactgaaaacatttctgtttatgtttTGGTGGCTCATCAGCTAAAGTGAATAATACAAActataatttgtttttttacttttgcactgaagttgtgatTCTTGTAAATCTTCTCAACTCTAAAGTTTGATTAGATTTTCACCATGTGGGACCTTTAATatatcatttgtttttgcttttttcagcattttaatgtAATGCAATGCATATAACCTGTGTACAGTTTGTAGCTATATCTTGTCTGGAAAGTATTTGATAATTAACTATAGTTAGAAATACACAGGTACATATTATAACAGCTCAAGAGAGATTTAGAAGCAGGTAATCTTTCTGGAGGAATGACTCTCTCTCAATGAAGCTATATTTTATTCGCAAACACGTTATCTCAGCTTGTTATCAGCTAATTTGTACAGTTAGTCTATATTATTAGTTATAACGTAGCTTCTGTGGACTCACCTGTTCGCTCCGGTTACAATAACAACTTTCTCCATGTCTGACCGGAGTTTGCAGCGGCTGTGGACGAAAATGAGCCCAGAACAAAGTCTAAAACGAGTTATTCACTCCCTGTAGTACACATTTACCCGCAGACGTTCAGCCCATCGTCCGAGTCATCTGCTAGCGCTCAGCCTATATGCAGCAGCACAGCCGTGGTGTGATTGGATGTCAACAAACAGCTGGCCAATCAGAATCCACCTACGGGGAGCGAGGAGGTCCAAACCGGAAAAAGAGCGCAATCATTAAAAGTGCAGCTTTGCAAGTTTGTTTGTGTACACTACGGGCCAAAAGTTTAGAAGTAACTTTCATGTTTATGttctcaatttaaaaaaaaaaaaaacagtatgaaTTCTGTGgattttatgttgtatttacTGCATCTGCGTCTGGCAGATCACAAGAAGACTCTTATCACTCTGCCTGTTATTAAACCCCTGTACATACTGGGCATTTTACATTCTAACGCCATTCATCATATCTGTAAACTCATCTGCACCTACTTATATCATCTGCACATCTAAGCACActcatttgcacattcctgtatcactcttgtatattcttgtatattctgttttttccctcctccattatattttctatattcttatttaattttatgttacCGTCACTTTATACCTGACCCTAaaattctgtgttgtcttattgtttaccacGTTGTTGAATACCCAActgctgtaacaacagaatttccctctgtGGATTAATGAAGTCTAAGTCTATTTTCCTCAATTTACCTTTAGGTATGCATTGATGTTACTAGGTAATAGCGGaataaatattaacaaaagaaaagaagggcttaGCTTTAGAGTTTAGAAGATTTAAaagagtcacaacttcagtgcaaaagaaaaaaaaaatcacagtttgcattattcattttAGCGCTTTGACTTTTGAGAGTTTGTAttcaaaaatcccaataaatctcTATTGTGTCCATATTTCTATAACTACCACGGAAATGGcaagaaagaaacagctgagtaaagaacaagagtacagatacaaatacctgATAACTGTAGTAAAAATTTATTCTGATTAGTgactctttatataataatcacatttattttgttgcaaacTATGCCAATGAAACTATGATCAATTTTTGTATAAATCTGATCTTGCTTCTAAACTTTTGGCCTGTCGTGTACCTCGTACTCTTAGTAGGTGTAGAAAATGTTGATTAAAGTGTGGCAAACACAatcaattattattttttctttatttacaagAATCCTTGGTctgaaatatgataaaaatgtttgttcttTCCTACTTGTCCACTATATACAGCAAATTTATCTCTGCAACATGTTTATAAAACATGTAACTGAGCTTCTGCATGGTAAAACACATTCTcatcaacaaaatgtcaaaggtCACACAACAGTGCTGGCATTCTCTAATAAATGTGCAGTAGAAATACATGGCTATGCATGGgtaaaagactttaaaaaacattcacaactGTTTAATCTAGGATTACCATGAAGTACTCTATAAATAGACATAGCATGAGAAATAAAAAGTAGTTAATAAATACACAGAGGTGTGAGTACATTGTGCTAATTTGCATGATATCTACAATATCAGGCTCTGTTCAAGTGTATCTTCATGTGTCATTTTATACAGCACCATTGTGACAAGCAAGCATTTACAAAATCACTTGATGTGTTGCCCCTGACTCTGAATAAAATCCAAACAAATCCACACTGAAGGAATCAAAGAGGACAGTGCATGGCAGAGAGAAACTATAAATCCCATGTGCTATGCCGAACTCTCCATCAGCTGAGCGTGTATCTCCTGAAAGCTCGGCCTTTGCTTGGCGTTTCTCCTCCAACAGCTTAGCATGAGATCATTGTAGACTCTGTCAGGACAGCAGGGAGGCTTTGGAAGGTAAACCTGGGAGCACAGGACAAAGTAATCACTCTGTAGGAATCATGCTATATGTAGATACGGTAAAAATATGAGATAGTATAAGTTCAGAAACTGTGAATGCACTCACCTGCTTGCCTTGGTCTCTGAAAAACTCTCCTGTGTTTTCAATGACCTGCTCATCAGAGAGCTGGGAATAAGGCTGCTCTTTACACAGCGTCAGAATTTCCCACAGAGTCACCCCGAACGCCCAAACATCACTGGCCATGGTAAACTTACCCTGAGAGGACAGACAATAGACAACTAAAAGGCTGATCCAGCTGTTTTTAAACTTGTGCcctgtttttacatatttttgagtaaaaatgaacaacaagaacaaaatgtTTGGAATCATTCTAATCTAACTGGCACAACAGTTGAATTCTATCCATTTGATTCTTTATGACATTTAGGGAACAAGTATTTTTTGTTCCAAAACAcagcatctctacaacagaatgaATGTCGAGAAACAACCAACTATGTACtattggaaatgataatggGCAGATGGAAAATGGGATCATAGACCAGAAATCATAAGTCAGTAATGAGTCACACATTTGCGATGCATAGAGTTAATGaggttgttgatgctgcttgTGAATATTGTCCAACTCTTGCTGAAGATTTTGGGGAACTTAGTGAACATTTTGGAGGACAGGATCATGTTGTCAGACTTGTCAGTCATGAGCTGTCTGAAATAAATTTTTAGAAGATAAATGAAGGAGTTGTAGACATGAAAATGTCTGGCTATGGCCCTAACTGACACACCAGCATTCAGCAGCCAACAGCTCAttcttgtctttctcttgtcatctgtggcattaATTTCCGATTAATATAATTTAAGGCCTTCTATAGCCATCGGCCAAAGGAATGTCTGTGTACCGGTCACACTATTTAATGACTGTCCTTTAAAACCCCACCTGACTAAAGTATGTATCAACTATATACTACAGAATTTGTTggcagtttatttatttattctttattttaccaggtaagatcagctgagaacaatttctcatttacagtgacgacctggcaagaggccccagcaaCAGCTGAAACTTTTTGTTCACAATTGGCTAAATTTAACCATTTCCTAACCACAACAATTGAAATGAgacttttaacattttctctAAGTCATAAAAGAAGACAATTAGCGTGcagtatttctatttttgtttagtGTACATACTGCTGGATTATCGAGGGGGTGCTGTTTTAGTACCATCATCCTGCCATTTCCTGCATGCTGATGACAGGTCAACAAAACATTGTGAACTAATAACTTCACCTCTATATTCTGCATGCAGCAGGTCTCTCTATTGCACAGTGGGGTTTACCACTCTTACGTCTACATTCAGGGAATAATGGGCTCACTGTCTCAGGTCATCAGATCACTCACTAGCAGGATGCTCTCCCAGGACATCCAGCGAATGGGCAGGACGGCTCGGCCCTGGATCCGGTAGTAATCTCCTCTGTACAGGTTCCGACTCATGCCGAAGTCAGCGATCTTTATGGTGAAGTTTTTACCCACCAGACAGTTACGTGTCGCCAGATCACGGTGGACGAAGTTGAGAGAGGACAAGTACTTCATTCCGGATGCAATCTGCACTGCCATGCCGATCAGTTTAGTGTAACTAAGAACACAGGGGGTCACAGGTAAAGAATTTCCATAGAATTGGCTACacatattatttaattattccaATTTAATGTCAAGATAGGAGCCTACCTGACCAAactcttctcttctttctcctcctgttctGTCTTGTCTTCATCAGCGGCCTCCTTCAGTCTGAGATTGCACAGAAACTGGTTCAGGTCTCCATTTTCCATGTATTCAGTGATCATGCACAGAGGGTCCGTGTCCACGCAAACCGCCAGCAGACGGACAATGTTGGGGTCCCTCAGGCGAGACATGATCCGGATCTCTTTCAGGAAGTCATTCCTGCAGCACAGCGGGAGCAGACAATTGCAATTTACTGCTTGATTAGCGACTGAAAAAGTAGCCACATTGAGCTGGAGACAAATTTCCTGCACATCTTTCTCCTAGCTGCTTTTACCTTGCGTTCTTGTTCGCATCTTCccgtaatgttttaacagcaacGAGCAGAGGTGACTCGTTGTTTCCCTCGATAGACAAATCCTCATCCAAAAAGTCCTGCATGCCCTCGGCCTCACACAAGTGCACCTGTTTAAAAAAGCACTTTGTCAGTCCATCATCCACTTGGCACCACTTGAAACCATCTGTTTAGCTCCGTTTAATGCCCCTCTGTGTTGCCTATCTGTCAGTGTGTAGCGTACAGCCACTGTATTTCACAGTCTGGTGCTTTTACTACACAGCAGCCTCCGTCATTTAACTTTATAAAAGACAGCTATAAAGTTACACTGACACATTGATGGCAAACAGAGAATATATAAAGGCATGCCAGCAAGCAGTAGAAACAGAATATACTTCTCCAAACTGGCCCTCTCCCAGTTTCTCCTTGAAGGTGAGCTTCTGTCTGGGAAACTCTCTCATGGATGAGTCAGTGCCAGCGAAGAGATTCATgctgacagctgtgatggagtaGGTGCTGCTGTCTGAAGACTCCTGCAGACTGATGATATCCGCCTCTGCATAGTGGGGAGCTCCATCTGAACCGCTGGTTGTCAGAGCTCTGAAGGAGGCGCTCGGTTCTGATGTGGGAGAGAAACACACTATACAGAGCTGTAGCTTGAGCTGATGTTTTAGACGTCTGCCCTTTGTGAACTTACCAAGCTGCTCGGAGGACTGAGCAAACTCGGGCAGCTTCCGGATGAGGCGTGAAGGCTCTTGGTAGTCGGCACAGAGGGGGAAGATCCTCTCATAGGTGGAGTTGGAGGTCGAGCCGCCTTCGCTGGACAGAGAGGAGTGGCGGAAGGAGAAGGCCTGAGTCTGGACGGCGAGACGAGCGGTGAGTTCATCGTCCAACATGCGACGGGATGCCTGAAGAATCGCAACAATCAGATGCAATATGAGAGCTGTGCAGGACATCAGTATCTCGTTGTCTGCTGGTAAAGGCAGCAGTTGTGAGGGAGGGAAACAAGAGCTCATAAAATGTTTATCCATGCAGGGTTTTTTACCTATAAAGCCCTTTTCTGGCCATATATACAGGCACAAATCTCCTTCTGCGTTTACAATGTCATGTGGTGGAGGCACTGCATTGGTATTAGTAAAAGTACAGAAGTATGAGCAgcaatgtgtaaataaaatgttcaagtAAAAGTACAGTTTTAGTCCCTCTGTTATATCACTATACATGGCATCATTAGAttataaatactgaaaaatcagtgtgtcagtgtgcaATTTTGAACTACTTAATATCCAGTTTTATATACAGGCAGCACATTGACAGATGACTAatggagaagagaagaaaaaacaaaaaaatcagtttacattttttggactttttctctcatctttcttttctatttAACATTATAGCAAATTAGCATAAATCACATCCGGTATTAATGAAGACTCACTGTGGACATCAGAGCACATAATGATCTGAAGACTTTAATCCCTCATTTAAACTTTGTGACGACACAGTGTTTAACATCTAAAATGCTTCACATTGCAGAAGGTTGTTCTCCAGATCATCACGCTTCAGAGACTTTTTTCAACACACCATATGGTGCTGATGGCACTGCACACCTGCTTGAAGTCATTTCCAGCTCATAAAACTCACATacaatcaaatcaaaatgtaatttattttaccCCGTCTTTGATGTTGTCTTTTACAAAGCCAACCCAAAACATATACTGCATattgatttgctgctttttgtgtaTATTATATACACAATATATGAACA is from Amphiprion ocellaris isolate individual 3 ecotype Okinawa chromosome 10, ASM2253959v1, whole genome shotgun sequence and encodes:
- the LOC111586999 gene encoding 3-keto-steroid reductase/17-beta-hydroxysteroid dehydrogenase 7-like, producing MEKVVIVTGANSGIGLALCERLLTEDSQLRLCLACRNMQRAEAARSALLTSHIDAHIDLLHLDVGSVQSVLNAAQEIKSRYSRIDFLYLNAGIMPNPQVDVRAFFKGLFSRNVINMFATAEGLLTQQDRLNSDGLQEVFATNLFGHFLLIRELEPLLCQSGHTTRVVWTSSSNARRSAFSIDDIQHRNGTEPYSSSKYASDMISVALNRHKNSQGLFSSVICPGLVMTNLTYGILPSFFWTLIMPIMWLIRIFTNTFTLTPYNGAEALHWLFLQKPESLDPRAKYHSLTSGLGTNYTQPRQMDIDGEMSEVLFSKLLELEKVVRRKLNERNSEDKAHQQYLRDIE
- the LOC111586978 gene encoding discoidin domain-containing receptor 2-like; its protein translation is MEVKLISVQIFFILLAVTVRAQVNPEMCRYPLGMTGGQIQDEDISASSQWSESTAARFGRLDFDNGDGDGAWCPDIMSEPDGLKEYLQVDLRSLHFITLVGTQGRHADGMGNEFAQRYRIKYSRDGSNWVGWHDRKGRQVIEGNRNAYDVVLKDLEPPIIARFVRFMPVTDHSMIVCMRVELYGCEWLDGLMSYSIPDGDQMIYRGLDVFFNDSVYDGASAERLTKGLGQLTDGTWGLDDFLHSHIYGMWPGYDYVGWSNKSFPKGYVETIFEFDHVRNFTSMKVHCSNMFGRGVRMFRQVTCYFRSGSDWESDPVTFRPAVDRTSQSARFVNVPLGDRTASAIKCRFHFSDLWMLFSEVAFQSGSAVYNTSLAPRKHGHPTNTLPGDDPTHKVDDSNTRILIGCLVAIIAILLAIIVIILWRQVWQKMLEKASRRMLDDELTARLAVQTQAFSFRHSSLSSEGGSTSNSTYERIFPLCADYQEPSRLIRKLPEFAQSSEQLEPSASFRALTTSGSDGAPHYAEADIISLQESSDSSTYSITAVSMNLFAGTDSSMREFPRQKLTFKEKLGEGQFGEVHLCEAEGMQDFLDEDLSIEGNNESPLLVAVKTLREDANKNARNDFLKEIRIMSRLRDPNIVRLLAVCVDTDPLCMITEYMENGDLNQFLCNLRLKEAADEDKTEQEEKEEKSLVSYTKLIGMAVQIASGMKYLSSLNFVHRDLATRNCLVGKNFTIKIADFGMSRNLYRGDYYRIQGRAVLPIRWMSWESILLGKFTMASDVWAFGVTLWEILTLCKEQPYSQLSDEQVIENTGEFFRDQGKQVYLPKPPCCPDRVYNDLMLSCWRRNAKQRPSFQEIHAQLMESSA